GCTTAGATAGAATTTTGCTAATCATAtctcttaaaaataatactttgtgatgtaaaacaaaagttattaattttttttaagtcctgaAACTTATTCACCAGGTTTTAGAAAGACATCTGGTTAACAGTTTCATAAGGAATTCTTCTGGATAGTCGTTGGCCATGACTGTTAGTGGGTCACACTCTTGTGGAACCCTTTGGCACTGCCCAAATTTATGAGTATTGAGTGGGTGTCCAGGTGGTTCGGAACCCACTGTAATCTTGAGAGGTCCACCTACTCAGGagtgtatttgtgtcagtgatgtggggtgataagtgcgacgctcgctagtgcttTTAGCGTgctgtcgcctctgaactggtgTGCAGTCTTTTCTCGTGCATAGTGCTACTATGAGATTTTAGCGGTAACTCAAACATTAGATGGCGGATAAATGGGAGAACTTTTAGGAATCTGTACTTactgggcgtttcatgtctaaaaatgatTCTGAAAATACTCGTCTTAGCCTTTTTCATTCTCCTAAAAATTcagtttgaaaataaatgtggaAACTGAACTACTCATCCTTCCTCAATTTGTTCTTAATGCTTTTCGTAACCAAACACCACTTAAATATcttgcagttttcaaattgtgtggattctcctgaagctctgcacactgtatgtttgttctggaaagggagggggggggggggggctcctaAGCCTCTATGCATGAGCACGTGACCTAAAATCCTACTTCTTTCTCAGGGGAATCTTAGGTAAGCAACTGGTAGCTGCAGCAGGATGTATTTATTATTGACGATGTAGCCTGATCGTACGTACTTAAATAGTGAAATAATAAATGTAATCTGTTTGATGTGATTGTAACTGTGTACCTATATTTGAAATCTATTGGCTCTCATGGAATTAATCATTTTGGGCACCTTGTGACGGATGGATTTTCTTAGTAGTAAATTTATCTGGAGAGTAAGTTGTAGTGAGGGCCTCCAGACCTAAAGACTTTGGGTCGTGTCGACGTTGAGGCCATTAAGTGAGGGGTGATGAGGTGAGAATGGAAGCAGTGCGGGCCATGGGAGGAGAACACCACGCAGATGAGGAGGTGACGATGACGACGACGGGCGTGCGTGGGCGGTGCGTGTTGCAGCCGAGGCCAGGGTTCACGACCGCCTCCCCCATGGGCACCGCGGCCGGGCCCAACATGATGGCCAGGCCGCAGCAGCAGGCGCCCTACACGCCCATGAGGCAGGGCCCCGTCGCCCCGCAGACGGGCGGCAAGCGCGCGGCCGACGCCCGGCCCCCTCCCTCGCAGCCCAAgaggtgagctcccctccccttctCCGGTCCCGCGGCCAAACTCCCCAACCCATACGCTGCTTACgcttcagttatttttttttcatttgtcagTCTGATGGTTTAAGTCCtcagtataaataattttttatacgaaacacacacacacaaagccgCTGATACTAAAAATTGGCTTCACCCGCCATGGagttctttattaattttttttgtaatttttttttaacaaaaaaaaatattaccaaaaaaaaattgaaaatttgaacGCATTTCCAAGCTGTGTGTACCTACTCGGAAAACAACTTTCAGTGTGCGAACCGCGAAGAAAACTAGCCGAACACTGTGACTTGATAACTAACAAGTGATATGTGCTTCAAATTGTAATCTCCACCGAAATTCATACACTTGTCCCAATAACAGCTGCAGTAAATTCTTTGGGTGTCTGTCGCGGCCACATTAGGTCACGCTGCTTTTCTGCCGTACAGTTGAACACCGTCAAACCCCATTTTGAAACTGAATGATGCATGTGTGCGATTGCTATCTAGTCAATATGAAATTAATATCACAAAACCTGGAGGATGTTGGTGCCTATTAATATTCTTGGAGAATACTTGCTCTCTGGGTTCTGCATCGTGCAGATTGTAAAGGGAATTATTAGCCTAATTGTATTGAATTCTTTTCAGAAATTCTAATCTTGAAGCAGCTCATATCATCATAAGTTATACGAACAAGATATAGGAACAATAATTTTAAGTAAGTTAGCGACTTACTTAATGGCTCTCTCTTGCTCTTATTGGATATTActgaaaagcattttttttattaaaatctacacaataatatagatttaatatttatgatttacTAAAATTTCCTCTCAGTGcagagatttttaaaatgtatgtacTTCAGTAATTTAAAATGTGAACCAATTTTTCTTCCGTGTTTAGAGCTTGAATCTGCTGCAGGAAATATTATGTTTTTGACATCACACAatgtgtgtatttttgtattgtatttagTGGTATGGCATGTTTGAATATCTTCATTAACGGGTGAAATCTTCACTTGCAGTGAGTTCTCCCACTCGACGAGTAAAAAGAAGAAGAAGTTGGCTGATAAAATCTTGCCGCAGAAAGTGCGTGACTTGGTTCCGGAATCGCAAGCGTACATGGACCTCCTGGCTTTCGAGAGGAAACTGGATTCTACCATTATGAGAAAAAGACTTGACATACAGGTagtttttacttgtaatttatctgctgtattaattatttttaactaccaGACTTATAAATGTAGCTGTGGTGATCAGGCTGAGAAACTTTTCACTCTAGGATCTAAATGTATAAGGTGCAGGATGTCTGGTGAAAGATTAGATCAATggggttttttaaaaataacttaacactGATTCCAAAACTTAagtacatttattttcaaaatttaattctcTAGAAACAGTAGTTTTTCACAGATAAGTAAACCTCCGATTCTGAACTATAGAAATTATCTTCAAGTAACGACTTATGTAagcttcttggcttctgggttgaagccaCTTCCAATGCAAACATATCattgacgtttcggtcgacattgcagttgtgatcatcagggtagagttcccttctgaggttattacaagttctcctgcctttgtaatgctctcgcctgagaggggagtgtttcccaattggctgcagctgtggaccAATCGCGACCTTCCTTTGCTCgtgttggcctgttggtttggccaatcagagctgggcttctgtgattggctggggccAACCAGAGGCGACCTGTCTTTTGTTCTCGGTTACCAACAGTCCTTGTAGTAAATATGTACATGTATATTCTTGCATCTTTCAGGAGGCACTGAAACGTCCGATGAAGCAGAAAAGGAAGCTCCGTATCTTTATTTCCAACACGTTCTACCCGGCCAAAGAACCGGCCGAGGGGGAGGATGGAAGTGTTGCGTCTTGGGAGCTGCGTGTGGAAGGCAGACTTCTGGAGGACAGCAAAAACGATCCCAATAAAGTATGTCTCGGGATTAAAGTGGCTATTCCTTTGCCCTTTGAAAATTTTGATTGCTTGTAAACATATTAAGTAAATAAGTATCTAATTTTTTATTTGGCTCGTTAAGTTCATGGCCAGTGTCGCCTATAGGGTAAACACTAGTATACAAAACTGTGCACATGGTCTTGTACACTTTGACTGTGGTGAATCTGGGTCGTGTGAATAACCACGGAGTATGCCGGCGACTAGTATACAAAGACTTGTGTAGTAGCTAATGTGAGGACGATTCTATTACAAGTCCATTGTGAACATGcagaaaaatattcataaaatcaTCAAGAAATAAATCTTGATATTCATTTTCACCTGTTTATCAATTCGAGAACAATTTTGGTTATTACCCCTCTACTTGAAAtcttaatacaatatttttaatggatttaaatattaaaaaagttaattttatttttagttttttttttaattttgtatttaaaatgttgtgtTCACTGATGAAGGAAGGATGGATAAATTAAATAGATTCATTGAAAAGATGTCTTGTCTAGCACATAAGCTTGTAACTTGGGTTTTGTTGGCAGGTCAAGAGAAAATTCTCTTCGTTCTTCAAAAGTCTGGTCATTGAACTTGACAAAGACCTGTATGGTCCAGATAACCACTTAGTAGAATGGCACAGAACTTCCACAAcccaagaaacagatggcttcCAGGTGAGTTATTTGTACTtgacttttaataaattttggttagaaaaagttaaaagttttagtgttttttttttgttcagagtTTGTTTGATATCatgcataaattatataaaatcttTCAGGTATAAAAATCATCTTATTTAGGAAACTTTTTCGCAAATCTATCACTAGATTTGTttgctttttaaattttagtgagACTTCTCAAACTTTCTGTATTATTACTTTTAGAAATACGTTACTCCAAATCTTCAGTTGCCCAGTTGTCCTAGTTTAATTAACATCTGCTTTCAAGGCTGTCACTATCTTTTACTAAAATAGTAAAGGTCAGTGTTAAAGGTATCAccaatcatttaaattttacatttaaagtaACATGCAGATCCTGATTTTGAATATTTGCACAACCTATCCACGTGAACCAAATCAGTGTGGCTTAAAAGTTCGTTCTTAGGTTATGACTTTCAATTGCTACCTTCTTTTACTTGTTAAGATTTTTGTGACTAGGTGTGTTGAAGTTTTCTTTTGAAGTTTAAGTGTATTTGAAATACAAACACGTGACACTCTCAAATGCAGCGCATTTGCAGGTAAAACGACCAGGGGACAAAAATGTACGCTGCACAATTCTGTTGCTGCTCGATTACCAACCTCTGCAGTTCAAGCTAGATCCGCGGTTGGCAAGACTGTTGGGCGTTCACACTCAGACGAGGCCAGTGATCATCAGTGCATTGTGGCAGTATATCAAGACCCACAAACTGCAGGTGTGTTTAATCATTTAGATAGTTGTGATAACAGTTACCATTCAAATAAttttgatgatggtgatgataataaatataaataatatacaaataacattaaaaacatattctaaagttttagaaataatttctttttacaaaaataaatatttggaaattttaatGAACACTTTGAATCAATATTATGAGATATCACCAGGCATAGAAATTATTCTCTGATTAGGTTTAAACTGAATTTGCTTGTCTTGAACACTGAAATTACCCAAAGGTGATAAAATACTACATTTATAATAcctaattatatttataaatgataACACTCTTAACTGTATGCATAGCGAGATGAGACAACATGAAATGAGTGACTTTACACACAAAACAGTAAGAACCAATTTATCACCTTGGCACCATACATTGATACTACATACATAGTTTGTCTACATAGCAATCTTAATCAGTTTTTGCTGTAATATGAGCAAAAACTAtgactaaaagtttttttttggggggggggggggggggggagggttttgtTTCATAGACTTTTTTTTATGGAGTGTGTTTATTGATActtaaattttatgaattatcATACGTTGTAATTTATAGTGAATTGCCTTTAAGTTTTAACAAACGTAAATATACTTTAATTGAGCAATCAAAACAGTTATAATTATAATCTCAGCTTActtaatatatatttgtgtgttgaTGTTACTTTAAGCTGGCTATAAATTTTTTAGTGTTTACTGACCTCTTTAGCTgagtaatgtgtaattttttttttttcaatttatttcccaaaaataaataaaataaaaatgattatacaCCACCTTTATGATTAAACTCTTAACATCATTGAGAATGGAAGCAGATAGCAAACAAGTATTTCATCACttcttgtttttaaaatatgtgttGTTAACATTGATGCAGGATGCTCACGAACGAGAGTACATCAACTGCGACAAGTACTTGGAACAGATATTCACTTGCCCAAGAATGAAATTTGCCGAGATTCCACAGCGTTTGAATCCGTTACTCCACCCTCCGGATCCAATTGTCATCAACCATGTGATTAGGTGTGTTACATGACCTTGATTAAGAACTCTGCACCACAAACTGAAATCTATTATGTGCTGCTGAGAAATGTGCTAAAATGAACCAATCTACATATATTATGTAAATCACTATTaaaaaccaaaagtgagaaaaaaaatattttttttttcatacattgttttgatagttaaatgtaatattttaacaaatacttGGAAAATTCATTCATGCATTGTCATTGTATATTTCATGTTATTGGcttattggcaataaatatacctTTGAATTTTAGGGTTCATTTGCATTGGCTGCAAGCTATTTATTGGCTTTTTTCATCATCAAAAATTGCAGCTCATCTGACTGAACTTTAGCCTTTCAATTGTTCATTGAGCACACATAAGGATTTCAAATTGGTTTAAATGTGAATATAAATTATTCTTTTTGgtatttgaaatattaaatactCGGAAAGACCTAATTTGTGAACAGCACTAtattttcaaagcaaaaaataattgtatgtaaagacaagattttatggttttatatttacaAAAGCTGTTTTAATAATactacttactccaccaaaatagtgataacattcatatgcttattttttacaataaaataacttgTAATAAATTGATCAAaaacagaacaataaaaataaataagcaatcatttttagtttaaaagtgATACAATAAGAactgcacaataaaacaaattaaaattatgtttctaaTTGCACTTGGaacctatttttttaaatccggAAATGACATTCTTTGACATTCAAACATTAaaggattactttttttttttatgatttgaattatgTTGTTAAATTCTACTTAATTATAtgatataattttcattttgctgcacatggtgtattaacttgcatttcggtgctatctggtattaacttgctttttggtgttatgtttgttttattgcagttcaccacataatcttgtcaCTAGTCATACGAAGATGTGTCTCAGAATCAAGTAAATTTTGAATTGTGTTGACTGTTTTGTTTTTACATCTCTGTGGTAGTCTCCCGACAAATTGCTGTGTTCCACCGCAGGCCCAGCTTTCATCTGATTGCTTCAAGCACTGTGTGTTTTCTGTACTCTGTAGCGTGGAAGGAGCTGAGCAGAAGCAGACCGCTTGCTACGACATCGATGTTGAAGTGGACGATACCCTAAAGACTCAGATGAACAATTTCCTCTTGTCTACCGCAAGTCAACAGGAAATTCAGGTATCATCCGACCCTGACGCAGTACTGTAAACTTGATAGTTTGTGTCCCCCAATCGTTGATCAAGTTGAAACATTCTCACTGTATATCTTACGAACTGTGGTTgaataaaaactgtttaaaatttttttaaataggtttgcgatttaaaggaTTAACTATGATATGCAGTACTAGACATTTAAATCAGGTTATAGCTTTGCCAGTTGTTAGTTTTCATAGTTTTATGTGGATCTGTAGCAAGAATGCAGTCATGTACCATTAGCTGGGATTATATGCCTCCTTAATATTCTGAAAAAATCCTTAATTTGTCCCAAAATTGAATTAGGGCCCTTTAAAGTCTTTAATTAAACTCATAATTCTTAAGCAATCTTTGTTATTAAAGACTGATAGCTAacaagtaatggataaatgctggtattttattgttcttttgtTTTCTATTTGGTAGCAAGCAATGCTTTGCGCTTGCTTGCATTGAGAagtatgtatattgttttaagtttttgttacttctctaatttttttattaatgtttttgcaTGTGAGTCGTTATATTGCAGTCAGCGAGGAAAGTAATTAATGGTTACTTCAAATAAATAgatacatgtgtttttttttagagtttggacAACAAAATTCATGAAACTGTGGAGACCATAAACCAACTGAAAACCAACCGGGAGTTCTACTTAAGTTTTGCGAAGGATCCACAGCAGTTCATCAACAAGTGGATCATCTCCCAAACCAGGGATCTGAAGGTCCCTGTTCAGCCCTTGTTTTACACTTACTGTCAGTCCTGTATGATTGCATGGTTCACTTCACTGTACTTCTTCTTTCAATATAAGATGTCTGAACTTTTTACCTTATACgtattttcttataattttcaatataattttttattggatATTTTCGTGACAGTGAAAGAAATGGTAgttgttaaaaatttatatggagatatttttaatttaaatatattttgtgttgtaaattaattgtatgtaatttaactgacaaaaacatttttatctcTGTAAACAAATTGAGAATAATAACATAAATAGTACAGTAGAACCgtgttataatgttttcctgcttatatcATCATATTATTTTTGAAGTCCCAACATTTTCTTCATAAGGAcaatatttatttcctgcatataacattTCATTGCATACTGCTTATAATTTGCTTGATAAATTTcaatacatgcaaaaaaaaaattttgaaacataaCTATTCTAATACTTATCCCATCTGTGAAGTTTAACATGCTAAAAGGTTTACTTTATACTTTATGTgcatttttgtttacaatcactgcgaTATCATAGATGTAGATTGTTCAAATAGGATTGTGTAgcaaaacaaaatgtaagtgttCCAAAACACTTTACTACATGTTAGTGCTGGCTAATGCTGTATATTTATTATATCAAAGGTACACACCGTTTGCAGTTGCGTGTCTGTCGGCACCCTTGTcttgaagaaggaaaaaaaaattacaaatcattctattccttgccattctagtgtttttttttttttttaaatatgtatgtacatatccTACAACTATTCAGCAATGACAAGAATAAAAAacaaagtgttttctattgcaaaGAATTTTATCGTTATCAAAAATTGTGAATCTTGTACAGAAATGTTGCAGTGTgtttttaaatgcaaataaaatagaagctggaagcttgatgaagttgaaaaaaatgttggcttggttaagcaaattcgtGCATCGAATGTATTTTTCagtggttttaattttaaatttgtttagttaGCTTGATGAGTCAGTTGGTAAAAAGTTCAAACTCTGACAATTGCCCTGTAACGTTTTCCAGCTTATAATGGTTATTCCTTATGCCCCCTTTAAAAACATAACGGGGTTATACTGTTATAGAGAACAAATAAAAGCTAATGATAGTGTACGTTTGTGGAGCAGCAATCACCGTGCTATAACTGCAGTGTTTGGAAATGGTGTTTACTCCACGTTGCAAACATACAACGAATGTCCTGCCGTAGTCGAACGAAAACTGGCATATTGTCGCAAGATAAGTACTGGAACATTTTGCTTGTGCTTTTGTGTTGTAGACGATGACGGATGTCGTGGGCAATCCGGAAGAAGAGAGAAGAGCAGAGTTCTTCTTCCAGCCGTGGGCCCAGGAAGCCGTGTGCAGATACTTCTATACCAAAGTGCAGCAGAAACGTGCAGAACTCGAGCAAGCTCTCGGCATACGCAATGCCTGAGCTGCAGTCGGACATTTTGGTGTTTTGTATcctgcctgtgtgtgtgtgtgtgttgcagatTTACATAACTTTGTAGTTTTTACCTTtattaagtgttttaaaattcTTTCTCAAAATACAGTTTGGCGTAGACTATTTTAGACAGATTTGTTTTCAGTATTAAATGTGTTACTAAGTGGTGCTGTTTCCTTTATCCTTCTCAACCATTTAATTTAACGTGGGTAATTGTAAGAATATTTTTGATACTATTAGAGGCTGGTAATTTGAGACAGATATTAAGTATTCAAATTATGACAAATACAGTATACTGATAAACAAAATGCATGGTATAATTTTTGCTGTTGGGCTGATCACAATGTCTGCCCCTGGTGAAGGAAATGATAAGATCCATCATCCCTGGATGATTGAGACATAACCAGAATAAAGGAATAAACAATCTGCCATCCCATTGACAAATTATTTAAGATCCAAaattatgaagaagaaaaaaatttgtttccaaGAATGTTTGTAGGGTTTACAGTTTGtttgtacaattatttttaattgcaatttATGGGTAAATGAGTAATGCAGAGAACATTATTAAAGCTTGCTATGGTAAGAGACAACCTATAAATAAGAATTCTATACATAACACAATAGCAATAAAACTTCCAACTATTTACACTTAAAGTAGTTGTACATACtagtatgttaaaaaaatttaatgtgttttgcTAACTCGTGGTATTCCGAAATGATGTTCTTCCACTTAACTTCAGATGAATTTTGCTGTATAGTGAAATTTTAGTTATTTGGTAAAGCATTTTGACACAATCTTGCACACTATACTTTGTTTTACAATAATTATGTATGAAAGGCAAAAGTAAAGGAACTTAAAATATTGGTATTGAATGGAAATAAATATTCGAAGGAGTAGAtaatacattattaatttttcccAAAATTTCTACAAAAATCTAATCTCCTGGGgataagattatatggtgaattgcgataaaatctAAACACTAAAAAGTACCTATGTCAGTACACCATATAACACTGTATTGCAAGCTACCTATGTATAATTCACAATGAAATGAAGTGCAACTAAAGTCATGAAACTAATcagtatttttaatcaaaatgtaatttaaatcacaatctaatatttaatatatattaaattcaatgaagtTATTTTTCAGCATGTAGTGGTACCAAAATATATGTAGTAAAGAGATTGAggtaaaaaattcaattttttttaatattattagaaattacaactttggtacttttttttaaacacaaatatgtaaatgctgatttatttttattggtaaGAGTACATATTTCTGTCCTAgacatatttattacaaattattatattgtacaAGTACATCATATATGGGTCAAAATGAGAATGTTCTGATGAAATAAACACTATGAAACATTAAGCGTGTTACCTATTTGTTCAGTAATTTGCTATCTTTGTGAATAAAtagatttcataaaatataaGACCACCACCACTGAAATCTCCAGTTGAaacaaaattggcctaaaaataaaaccataacatCTTGTCTAACCATTCCCACCAACGacaggaaataatttgaaagtaaaCAAAGTGGTTCTGTCCCCCCCTCCTCTGCTGCTGCTTCCCAACACTTCCtatgtgtaaatattttattgtaatcacCACCACTGCCTGATAGCTGACAAGCATTCAGACTAGTTATAGGTCAATATTGGTTCTAATGGAATCAAAAGGTTCAGAATATATTTCTTTCCatagcaaaataattaaattgcaagtggtgtattattttaataagacCATCAAAATGGATTTGTTGATTGATACCTTGGAAAATTATTTCAGCAGATTACTTGGGGATTTTATTTACTTTTGCCTATTACGTAGTCGGTGTATCTAGCCTATTTAATAGGAGTCTTGTTCAATGTAATAAAGAgttttgttattaaattaaaaatggtttAACATTGGAAATGAATGGCAGATATTAGGCCTAAATTAATTAACTCTACTTTTTACTACCTTACAGCTAAAGTTTTCAACATCAAGTACATACAATAATGTTCTGTAATACAGTCTGATCTGTTTGATAGGATGTTGAAACTACTGGACTGGGGGGCTAATGGCCCCTGATTTGGTTCCTGGGAAGGTTTTAATTATTCAGTGTGGAAGAATTGTGTTGCCTCGCCAATACTGCACAAGGTAATGACAAGCCATTGCAGTCTTCTCTCTCCACAGTGACACAATGGTCATCTCTCTGTGGTGATGGCCGTGATGCGGTTTTCAAGCTTATCATcagatttaatgaaaaaaaaaaaaaaaaaaacgtcggtAGGCCTACGCTGAACATATCACGAGATGAATCTACAAAACAGTTGGGAGAACCCATGTAAAATAACTTTACACATAAcactagaaaacaaaattacaattcacaaaaaaaaaaaattaacacaaaatttaattatgttgCCGAACGGCAACATTGGGCAGCAAATCAGTTCAAATATTGATTTTGAGCTCCTCAAAAAAATAACTTGTTGAGTTCATTAAACATACTCCAGctgtttaaaaaaacacacaggaAATGCATGCAACATAACACAGCTTTACATAATACACTAAGAAAAAAATGACAATGTTTCAATTAATAGTTTTGGTTtagcgaagaaaaaaaattgccctAGCCTTACACAATAATCACAAAACATAATGTATAAAACATATTCTCCATAACAGAAAGCAATCATTTAGCCCTACAGAAAATAGTACAAACATAAAATGCCAATTATAACAATAGGCCTACAGAAAGTATGCAACACACAATGAATTCACTTTTTTTGGTGGAAGtttacaaaacaattatttgaCTCCATCAAACACAAGTGAACATTGCACTTTGAACAGGTAATTCTGCTATAGCCCTTGGGGCATAGCTTACAGCGGCCCTTCTTAATTTGCACTGGCCAGTGACCAATGGCATCGTACCAAACATCACTGATAGGCACCACTGACCGGTGCACTACTTTCTTCTTTGAAGAAGATGGGGATGGTGAATCCAAGGATGGCCTCCCGCGTTTCCTCTTGACATCTACGGAAACAGACGTCAACCCAACAGCAATTTGTGCCGGAAACTCTAGAAGTGAGAGATGCTTGCCTGAAATTTTAAGCTGCTTGCGATGCCTGCGGTACGAGCCACGTGTTCACGACAGACACATTGATGGTCCAATGTAAAATGCTCATGTACCCTCGTTTGGACTTCAATGTGATGCGGTACACTTCGATCAGCATATCTGCCAGATCCACTCCACCCATGAACATGTTGTACTTGTCTACGATGTCAGGACGAGAAACTTGTAC
Above is a genomic segment from Bacillus rossius redtenbacheri isolate Brsri chromosome 7, Brsri_v3, whole genome shotgun sequence containing:
- the LOC134534153 gene encoding brahma-associated protein of 60 kDa isoform X1 gives rise to the protein MAQRFSGPQPNANSGPAPQRYPPPPVPPLRQYAGPTFPPRPGFTTASPMGTAAGPNMMARPQQQAPYTPMRQGPVAPQTGGKRAADARPPPSQPKSEFSHSTSKKKKKLADKILPQKVRDLVPESQAYMDLLAFERKLDSTIMRKRLDIQEALKRPMKQKRKLRIFISNTFYPAKEPAEGEDGSVASWELRVEGRLLEDSKNDPNKVKRKFSSFFKSLVIELDKDLYGPDNHLVEWHRTSTTQETDGFQVKRPGDKNVRCTILLLLDYQPLQFKLDPRLARLLGVHTQTRPVIISALWQYIKTHKLQDAHEREYINCDKYLEQIFTCPRMKFAEIPQRLNPLLHPPDPIVINHVISVEGAEQKQTACYDIDVEVDDTLKTQMNNFLLSTASQQEIQSLDNKIHETVETINQLKTNREFYLSFAKDPQQFINKWIISQTRDLKVPVQPLFYTYCQSCMIAWFTSLYFFFQYKMSELFTLYVFSYNFQYNFLLDIFVTVKEMVVVKNLYGDIFNLNIFCVVN
- the LOC134534153 gene encoding brahma-associated protein of 60 kDa isoform X3 — translated: MGTAAGPNMMARPQQQAPYTPMRQGPVAPQTGGKRAADARPPPSQPKSEFSHSTSKKKKKLADKILPQKVRDLVPESQAYMDLLAFERKLDSTIMRKRLDIQEALKRPMKQKRKLRIFISNTFYPAKEPAEGEDGSVASWELRVEGRLLEDSKNDPNKVKRKFSSFFKSLVIELDKDLYGPDNHLVEWHRTSTTQETDGFQVKRPGDKNVRCTILLLLDYQPLQFKLDPRLARLLGVHTQTRPVIISALWQYIKTHKLQDAHEREYINCDKYLEQIFTCPRMKFAEIPQRLNPLLHPPDPIVINHVISVEGAEQKQTACYDIDVEVDDTLKTQMNNFLLSTASQQEIQSLDNKIHETVETINQLKTNREFYLSFAKDPQQFINKWIISQTRDLKVPVQPLFYTYCQSCMIAWFTSLYFFFQYKMSELFTLYVFSYNFQYNFLLDIFVTVKEMVVVKNLYGDIFNLNIFCVVN
- the LOC134534153 gene encoding brahma-associated protein of 60 kDa isoform X2 is translated as MAQRFSGPQPNANSGPAPQRYPPPPVPPLRQYAGPTFPPRPGFTTASPMGTAAGPNMMARPQQQAPYTPMRQGPVAPQTGGKRAADARPPPSQPKSEFSHSTSKKKKKLADKILPQKVRDLVPESQAYMDLLAFERKLDSTIMRKRLDIQEALKRPMKQKRKLRIFISNTFYPAKEPAEGEDGSVASWELRVEGRLLEDSKNDPNKVKRKFSSFFKSLVIELDKDLYGPDNHLVEWHRTSTTQETDGFQVKRPGDKNVRCTILLLLDYQPLQFKLDPRLARLLGVHTQTRPVIISALWQYIKTHKLQDAHEREYINCDKYLEQIFTCPRMKFAEIPQRLNPLLHPPDPIVINHVISVEGAEQKQTACYDIDVEVDDTLKTQMNNFLLSTASQQEIQSLDNKIHETVETINQLKTNREFYLSFAKDPQQFINKWIISQTRDLKTMTDVVGNPEEERRAEFFFQPWAQEAVCRYFYTKVQQKRAELEQALGIRNA